The genome window ACTTGTTGTTCTTGGTAATAGCTCTTGCGTAGAGAAATGGACCAACCCTTTTCAACCACCTTGAAATCTCTTCCCCCCACCGTTGATTCCGTGAAACCAAGCTTGGATACCATCATCAACAACTCCAACACTTACGCCGGCGAATTTAGCCCCGAGGGATCTGTTGGTTTTCTTGATGTTTTTGTTCACCAAGCTCGTGACATACACAACATATGCATCTACCACAAGCAGGATGTTTACGCCAAGATCTGCCTCACCAGCGACCCTGATGTTACTGTCTCGACCCAAATCATCAACGGCGGAGGGCGCAACCCGGTCTTCAATGATAATCTCCGCCTCCGCGTGCGGACGGTGGAGTCATCGCTGAAATGTGAGATTTGGATGCTTAGCAAGGTGAAGAACTACCTTGAAGACCAGCTGCTGGGTTTCGCACTGGTGCCGCTTGCCGATGTCCTTGTGGCCAATGGCAAGCTGGTGCAGGAGTTTTCCCTCTCATCCACTGATCTTTTCCATTCCCCAGCTGGTTTCATCCAATTGTCTCTCACTTATGTTGGTGCATCGCCGGACGTCATGGCCCTTACTGCGGCACCGAAATCAATGGCTCCTGATGCCACATTGCCGGATGCAGAAAATGAGGACAACATTCCCTGTGAGTATGAGAAAATCGAATTCCCTGACCTGAAAGTTGTCAACGAGAACCAGATGATGATTTCAGAGTATTATGGGATGCAATGCACCAGCATGGAGACACAGTGTTCCGAGAGCTTGGTCACTCCAGAGAATGGCAACTGTTCGAATGAGGAAGCAGGGGTTCGTCTTGTCGAGAGCTTCTCCTCTGCTGTTACTAGTTTAGATCCAACTAGTAGTCGCAAGATTGACACTCCTGTGAGCAATGGTTCAACTACCGAGTCTACTTATGTGCTTTCAGCCGTATCTTCTTCTACCTCCCATGCTCTCTCTGCCACGGTATCATCTCCCAGCCCGGAACACAAAAGCCCACAAGTCACAGAAGGTGAGGCTGATTCTTCTGCACAGCCAAACGATACAATTATGAAGCCAATCATCAACATAAACGTCGAGCCAGAGCAAACAGTGGTGCAGCAGGACATCGTCGATATGTACATGAAAAGCATGCAGCAGTTTACAGAGTCACTGGCCAACATGAAACTCCCTATGGATGTTGATGATAATTCTGCAACTGCACAAACTGATGAAACAGTTAGTTCAGACAAGAAGCTGCCGCCGTCAAAGGGGACTGGTTCAAGAGTCTTCTATGGGAGTAGAGCATTCTTCTGATCTTACACCCGTCAAGGATTTGCAGATGACTCTTAGAGTAGTTCAGATATAGTTGACTGTGTGCATGACAAACTTGCTGTTAATGTTATGTTCTTGACGAACTTGCTGTAATCAGATATCAAGTATCCTTATATACTAACAAAATAGATCTTATCTTCTTATGATTAGAGTTTTTGTCACCGATCCATTTCCTAGAAAACTCTTGTGACTACTTATGAATTATCAGGAATCACTGCAGTAAACTTCATGTGTTGCCTCTCTACTATGATTTCCATAGACTCTTTCTTGTTCTGATAACATTGTAAGACCCAATGTACCAAGAGTAACTTGACATCCAAGGATGAGAAAATTGATCGTCATTCCTATCACTGCTAGAAAATTCACTGTTACATGAATCTAGTGGATGTGTTTCAGAAACAGAGGGAGAATATAACAGCAATGTCATATAAATGTCAGTATATAGCAATTTAACCTCGGTTGTGCTTCCAcacttgtatgtaatgaatgacCTCATTCAAATGATGCCTTCTTGTGTTTGATGATGGGTGACCATGAGTGTGTGTATTccttatacttgatgatgaacGGCCATGATGGCACCAAACTTCCCAAACCAACAAATGGCTTTCTTAACCGTGGCGCTTTGCTTTGTGTTTCGTGTGATCATGATCGTGGTTGATTGTACTTGATTGGAGATTGTGAATTAAGCTTTGGTCGGCCCCATCGAGATGAAACTTACGGCACACGAATCACGACGCAATTGCCAATCTCGTTTATAAATTCGCGGTTATAAGACAAATCAGTTTTAGTTACGAAGATGGACGGTTAAAAGAGGAAAGAAATTAGTACggcgaaaataataataataataatttagaacGAAAGGATGCAAATTACAAAAAGGACATCATATTCTTCCctcctttttttgttttgtttttgttttgccaAATTCGAAACCGCCCCTCCATCGAAATCATATTCAACTACTCTTCTTTCCACTTTCCTCCGCCTCGCCATCCGCTCCCCGActcccttccccttctcttctccctTTTCCCCTCCGATTCGCCGTCGCTCTACCCCGATGGATCGCCGAATCGTTCCTCCTAGTAGTGACGCCCACGTTTCGCTGCCGATGGAATCTCGGTCGATGTCCGGTGAGATCCACGtgatccttggccccatgttcgctGGAAAGACCACCGCTCTCCTCCGCCGGATCCAGATCGAAATGAACAATGGAAGGTTAGTTCCCACGATTTTCGCTGCATTAATCGTCTTGTATCGCTCATAATTCCTCTTTTTGTCCCCTTTCGAAGCAGATCCGTGGCGATGATTAAATCCGACAAAGATCACAGGTATGGACTGGATTCTGTAGTGACGCACGATGGGGTGAAGATGCCATGCTTTGCGGTGTCGGAGCTTTTGTCATTCCGAGATAAATTAGGCGCTGAAGCATACAATAAGGTACATCTCGATTCTGTAGAGAAGTTTTGCAGTTTTGCCTACTATTCTAGTTGTTGACTACAATGCACTGTGCATTTCTCTTGTTATGGTTGCAAAATTTGGTGGAGCATTCGTAGAATACTGTAAATAATATGAGTGTGGCTCAAAGTTTTAAATTGCATCATTTTATTGGCTGAAGTTTCTTCTTTTGAGTATATATAGTCAAATGTGATGTAATCACCTCAATATAGGGACTACTTACTACTTAGTGTTTGTGTATATGGAATGGAagggatttgtgacccaatttaaTCTCACATAGGAAGTAGGTTATAACTTGGATTAATTTATGAGTGTTTGATGATTATACTATTGTTAATTTCAATTTAAGTATTTAAGTTAGTGGTTTAACTTTCTGAATATGATTTTCTTGGATTGATAGATGGCTCTCATTGTTtcctttctctaaatgcaaatgcAATTTTTTTGTTACATGTTTCAGTCATATGTTGATTTTTACATGGTCATAGCTTGAGGTTATATTTTACCTTTTTTCTATGTTAATTGATGTCAGGTAGATAACTTGAGATTATACTGTTATAATTTTGTTTTGCCCAAATCATTAGCCAATAACTCGAGATTGTATTATTATATTGAAGTTGAGTCTTTGTCGACGCTAGATTATTGTTGATACTGAAGTTGAGTCATCGTCAAGGCTAGATTAAATTCTAGCATGGTACATGAGAGTCTTTTGACTCCATCCATGAGTAGCATTTTTTTACTTGAGACTTCTCATCATGCTGCAATAATATATCTCTGATACAATATGCTATAATTTCATTAGATCCAAATTATTGATTAAAATGTTTAAGTTGAGGTTGATGGTAATTGATATTAGAATTATAAGTCAATATTAATCTTATCTATTTCCGATATAGAATTACTCAAGGTGTTAATTGATGTTAGGTAGATATTGGCTACTTTTGTGGTTACTGATTTCTGTAAATTGTTTCATTTAGTGAACATATTCATATCGTGTGAATCTACCGAAGTTCATTTTGGCTAACATGCATACATCTGCTAATCTCTCTTTGCTTCATTTACTTTCTGTTGTTGACCCATCTAATTATGTAAATCTCTCTTTGCTTCGTTTACTGACTTTCTGTTGTTGACCCATCTAATTATGTAATggaatttttgtatttttttttacataaattatgagaaAATCCCAAACCACGTAGACACACCTTAAgagataatttttatttcatgttttcTTTTGAGAATATGAAATCCAAGCACTACACAATTTGACTAGGAAGTTAGTAAGGATCATGATCTGGAGTTCAACTGTTTGTACGCATGTTTGAAATGATTAACCGAGCATCTTAGTTACATCGAGTTCTATTTCTGATGCTGCATTATGGTAGTTGGATGTGATAGGAATTGATGAAGCGCAATTCTTCGAAGACCTTTACGACTTCTGCTGCAATGCAGCAGATTGCGATGGGAAGACTGTTGTCGTTGCAGGTCTGGATGGCGACTACTTAAGGTGATTAATGAACTCGTTTATCAGTACTGTTCAGTGCAGGTCTGGATGGCGACTACTTAATGTGATTAATGTACTCATTTATCAGTACTGTTCAGTGCAGTTCTCAGGTCTGGATGCAAATAGACCCTTTTGTATGTGCTTCCGATCTGGATCCCAACCATTTATTTTGGATGTTAATGCATGTTAATTCGGCTAAATTCTTCTATAATGCTTCATCCTCTGACGAAGGTAGAAAAATCAACTTTGGCAGGAAGAGATTTGGTTCGGTGCTTGATGTTGTTCCACTAGCTGACTCGGTGATGAAGCTCACGGCACGGTGTGAGATTTGTGGTAGGCGTGCTTCCTTTACCCTGAGGAAGACTAATGAAACGCAAACCGAGCTCATTGGTGGTGCTGATGTTTACATGCCTGTCTGTAGACAACACTATGTGGACGGAGGTTGTTGATAAAGCTTCAAGGACTGCATCGACTATCCTGATGAGTTCAACCGGGGTTTGAAGTCCGAAATAACTCATTTACATTGTTACACTTGATCATTCGGTATACTTAGAATCCTTCTGTTTGTTTCCTGTCCTATCTGTGACTGCTaaatttccatatatatatatatatatatttatgaggtGTGGTGATTGCTGTATTACAAAGTATGGAGAGTTGAATTATCGTGGTTGTTTCTTTACTAAAATTATTATGGCTGGCATCTCAAACTGCTGTCAACTCGTCAAGGCATCAAACCCCACATCATGCCATGCTAATGGAGCGTGCAATGAAGCAATATCAAACTGGAAGGTGAACTGAATGCTTAAAAATATGCAGCACCTTCCCTTGAATAGCTTCAGGTGGTCTAATGATCATGGCCGCCTGAAGTTTACATGTATACTCTCGATCATTATTTTTTGATTTGTTCTCTACTTAAGAAGTTTACATATTTATTAATGTTTAAGTTCAAGTTAATAATAAAATACTGATTAGATTATtacaaattaattttaatatttatttattttgatataggaTTAAATCGAGATGTTATCATTATAATTACGAACGACATCTTAAACAAGCAGTTAATCGGAGGACGTGACAGTCGTTTACCTAAATGCAGAGCTACAGGTGTCACTAAGCCTTTACTATTCGTGCTAATTGATCCCTGCTTCAGATGATATCATACTCATCACGTGCAAACTGCGTGATATCACCCCCATAGGGGCATAGTAGTCATTTCAGAATTAGAACAACAACGGGGAAACAAGCCGACAATTTCCAACAACCCAATAGAGGCATTTTAATCAGTtaacaaatattattattttattattaataattttaaattattttttacaaataaatagaaaatatGGTTGTAGGAAAAAAAGGATAAAACAGAGACAGAAAatagtataataatattttattattttttaaaaagataataataaaagattATCAGCAGTAAAAAGGAGTTAAGGAATAGTAAGCTTCCGGCGTCAACAGTGATTAAGGCTCTGACGAGCATTAAATTTACTGAAATGCCTCTACAACGACCTTCCGAAACAACGCATCCCTCTCTCTTCGGCTTCGTTCGTGCTCTCCAACTCCCTTCTTCGTCTCCCGTTTGGATTCAGAAATGGTGGGGATTCCGGAGCCTGCAGCCGGACATTTCGGCAGCGGAGTAACTGACGGCGGTCCACCAGCACTCAGCTGCTGTTCGAGGGCTGCCGCTCCTGTAGCAGTGGCGGGGAGGAGGATACGCCCAGGAGAGACCGAAGGCCGGATCGCCCCTCGCCGGAGCGAACGGCGCGAGCTATAAGTCGATGTCGCCGGCTCAACTCCGGATCGCGCGGCGCCGTGCTTTACGATACACCCTGGGTTTAGCCCCCCCCCCCCGCTCTCCTCGAATCCCCCATCCTCCTTACCAACACGAAGGTGGGTGATCTCTGTACTTGCTTCATTTCGTCTTGTCTGCATGTGCTGTTCGAATCTCGCGTCTTCTTCGATGACGTTGGTATTTGGACACGAAATAAAGTTGCTTTTCTTACGAACTTCTCAGTTCGTGATCTTTTTGCTTGGCAGGATGAAAGATCTTTTTATTAGGTTATATAATTTTTCTTCCTCTAGTGTACAAGAAAAAGGTTTTCACTAATCATCTAAATATTCTTCATTCGTGGATTGACTATTGTTCTGACGTCTGCAGTGTGAGCATTCATAAGATTCTAATCTTTCACTATCATGTGCTCTGAATTGATGTGCATTTCGTAATTCGATCTT of Musa acuminata AAA Group cultivar baxijiao chromosome BXJ1-7, Cavendish_Baxijiao_AAA, whole genome shotgun sequence contains these proteins:
- the LOC135679566 gene encoding uncharacterized protein LOC135679566 produces the protein MDQPFSTTLKSLPPTVDSVKPSLDTIINNSNTYAGEFSPEGSVGFLDVFVHQARDIHNICIYHKQDVYAKICLTSDPDVTVSTQIINGGGRNPVFNDNLRLRVRTVESSLKCEIWMLSKVKNYLEDQLLGFALVPLADVLVANGKLVQEFSLSSTDLFHSPAGFIQLSLTYVGASPDVMALTAAPKSMAPDATLPDAENEDNIPCEYEKIEFPDLKVVNENQMMISEYYGMQCTSMETQCSESLVTPENGNCSNEEAGVRLVESFSSAVTSLDPTSSRKIDTPVSNGSTTESTYVLSAVSSSTSHALSATVSSPSPEHKSPQVTEGEADSSAQPNDTIMKPIININVEPEQTVVQQDIVDMYMKSMQQFTESLANMKLPMDVDDNSATAQTDETVSSDKKLPPSKGTGSRVFYGSRAFF